The DNA window GATAAATATCCAATTCTTGGTAAATTAATTGTAACAACTCCTATACTTCCTGTTAAAGGATTTGCTCCAAATAATCCCCCTCCTCTTTTCTTTAACTCATCTGTCTGTAATCTCAATCTGCAGCACATACTTCTCACATCATCCGGTTTCATATCAGAATTTATAAAATTGGAAAAATAAGGAATACCATATTTCCCAGTCATTTCCCAGAGTAAATCAAGTGTTTCATTTTTCCAGTCAAAATCCTTTGTTATGTTATATGTTGGGATAGGAAATGTAAATACCCTTCCCTTTGCATCTCCTTCAAGCATAACTTCAAAAAATGCCTTATTTATCATATCCATCTCTTTCTGAAATTCACCATAAGTTTTATCCTGAATCTTTCCTCCAATAATAACTGGCTGGTCTTTATAAACTTCTGAAACTTTTAAGTCAAAAGTAAGATTTGTGAAAGGGGTATTCCCAGTTATAAAAATCTGTCCATTTCTTCTTGCTATGACAGTTTCATTTTCAGTATTAACACTCCAGATTATCCCTTTATATTCAACCGGTTTTATCTCCTGAATATAATCATACTGTGTTTCTGTAAGTGTGATAATATACTGAGTTTTTTTTGAAATACCCCCAACTTCTCTCTCCTTAACATTAAAATTATATCCTGCAAGTACAGCCACTCCTGTAATAATATCCATTGCTTCTTTATCAGTAACAGTAATTCTTTTTCTAAATTTTTCTTCCCATCCATTACCTTTTATATATGTATCAATAAATAATTTTGCCTGTTTTTTACTTAACTTTAAAAGAAAAGAAGGGAATTGTTTCTTTTCAGAACCTAATAAATTATGAATAACTTTGCTTGGTTTTGACTTAAGTCTTATATGAGTACATATACCCAGGGAACTCTGAGGTCTTATAGAATATTCAAGTTCATTTATTTTTAGTAAGTCAATTATTTCATTATAATTTTCTGGATGTTTTTCTTCTGATTGATATATACTTACTCTATGACTTCCCTGCTTTTCTATACTCCCTTCAGAAAGAATCCATGCAAGCAACTTTATTTTTGAATCCTCTATATCATATTCCTCATTTATATTCTCTCCTTTTACAGGAATTACAACAGGAGACATTAATTCAATTACTTTTTCAATTGGTTCAAGAGCAAATCTATCTGTATTAAAAATTCTTCTTACAACTCTGTGCCCTGGAGATATTAACTGGTCTTGATTTCTATTTTTTAGATTGTACATTACTCCTTCATATTCTCTTACAAAAACATGTTTTACTTCTTTTTTTTCTATTATTCCGTTTTTTATATTAAATGTATAAATTGTATCTCCTTTTTTAACCTGGTCATATTTTTTCCAGCCGTCAGGAGTTAAAATTTCTGTATCTTCTGAAAGACATTGAAAACCTGTTCTTGTTGGTACATTCAAATTAAATAAAAACTCCTGAACCGCCTGTTTTACCTCTTTATAACTTAAACCATCATATCTTACAAAAGGAGCAAGAAGGGTATCAAGATTTGAAAATGCCTGAGCACCTGCACTTTCTCCCTGAAGAGTATAAAAGAAATTAACAATCTGCCCTAAAATTGAACCAAAATGTTTTGCAGGACTGCTTTCCACTTTTCCTTCTGCACCTTTAAACCCTGTTAAAAGTAAATCCTGTAAATCCCATCCAACACAATAAACAGATAAAGAACCAAGGTCATGAATATGAAAATCACCATCAATATATGCTTTCCTTATTTCAGGAGGATATATATTATTTAACCAGTATGTTTTTGTTACTTCGGAAGAAACATAATTATTTAAACCCTGAAGAGAAAAACTCATATTACTGTTCTCTTTAACCCTCCAATCAATTTGATTTAAATACTGGTCCACAAGGTCTAAACTTGCTTTTGTTGTTATTTCCCTTATTCTTGCGTGTTGTTCTCTGTAAATTATATATGCTTTTGCTGTCTTTTTATAGGGAGAAAGTAAAAGAACCTCTTCTACAATGTCCTGTATTTCCTCAACTGTTGGAATTTTATCTTTTATTATTTCCAGTGCAAGGTCAAGAACTTTTACTGTCAATTTTTTAGCAACATCTATTCCAAATTCACCGGTTGCCTGACCTGCTTTAAGAATAGCATTTGTTATTTTAGTTGAATCAAAATCAACAATTCTTCCGTCTCTTTTTACAATCTTTTTAAACATTTTTTCCCCCTATTTTTTCTATTTCTTTTAAAAACTGTTCAATATCTTCAAATTCCTGATAAACAGAAGCAAATCTAATATATGCAACTTTATCAAGTTTTTTCAATTTTTTTATAACACTTTTTCCTATTTCTTTGGAGGTAACTTCATTTTCATATTTCTGTCTCAATTCTTTTTCAATATCTTCAACAATCTCATTTATTTTATCTGTACTTATGGGTCTTTTCTCACATGCCTTCTGTATCCCGATTATCAATTTTTCTCTGTTAAACCTTTCTCTTCTACCATCTTTCTTAACAACAATTAATGGTTTTAAATCTATCTCTTCATAAGTGGTAAATCTTCTTTTACACTTCAGACATATTCTCCTTCTTCTTATTAACAAACCATCTTCTCTTTCTCTTGAATCAACCACTTTGTCTTTTAAATAACCGCAGTAAGGACATTTCATTTTCTATATATAGTACATCAAGAAGTTTAAAATAACAACATATTGTATTTTTTTAAAATTTAACATATACACAAATTTTGTCAAGTCAAAATAAAAATAGCGGGAAAAAATGAACCTTATTTACTTTTTACAGGTTGAACAGGAAGAAGCACTACAGGAGGAACAGGAACCTGAAGATGTAGAACTCAATCCCTTTTCCTCTCTTTCTTTTCTTTTATAATCTTCACTTCTATATTCTGTTGTGTAAAATCCAGGTCCTTTAAAAATAACACCACCGCCAACTCCAACTAATCTTCTTAAACTTTCTTTTTTACATTCAGGACATATATTTAAAGGTTCATCAGTCATTTTTTGAAATTTTTCAAATTTATAACCACAATTTTTGCATTCATATTCATAAGTAGGCATAACTTCCTCCTTTTTTATTATTAGATGAAAAAAATACCAAAAAGTTTCTATAATGTCAAGTGAAATTTTTATAAGAGGCAAGAATTTTACCTAAATATACGCGATGATAATCACCTGATTTATACATTCTTTCTTTTATTTCTTTATCAATCATTTCCGGTTTAACATCCATCCTTGCAATAACTTTACATTCAAAACTTATAATACTTTCTTTAACAACAGGAGATTTTACATATTTTGATTTTAAAGGTGTCAGATTTTTTTCTTTAAATTTATCATATTCTCTTCCTGAAACTGTGCCACACCAGTTAACTATTTCCTTATATTTCTCTTCAAAGATATTAACAGTAAAATCCTCTGTTTTTTCAATCAGATTAAATGTATATCTTGAAGGTCTTATAAAAATAAAAAAAATAGGTTCACCCCAGATAATACCAATACTTCCCCATCCAATCGCCATCACATTCGGTTTATTATTTTTATCCACAGAACAAACAAGAACTCTGCCTTCCTTTAATGCTTCAATTGTTTCTTCCATTACATCAATATATTTAATTTCTTTTTTCATTTTTACTCCTTTTTAAAACATTCTTTAAAGAATTCTGTTGTCTCATCTATAACTGTATTTTCGCTTTCTTCTGTGGTAAAAACATGCCCTCCTTTATCAAGCACAAGCATTTTAAGATTACTCGCGTTTTTATGAAATTTTTCAAAATAAAAAAGTGCATTTTTCAAGTCAAGAGAAAGGTCATCTTTTGTATGTATGATAAAAACATTTCCCCTATAATTTTCTACATATTCTTTCATATCAATTTTTCCAAGAGATTCAATAAATCCCTTTCCGATATAATGACCCATTCCAGGTATATAACACTTGCCATATTTTTCTATTTTTTCTCTTATTTTTTTTGTTAAAATTTTCTTCTGTATAATTTTTGGAAATGCAAGGGGAGACCATAAACATAATCCCTTAACTTCCTTAAATTTATGAACAACATAAACTGCAGTAACAGCACCCATTGAAAGACCACAAACTCCAATTTTTTCTCTGTCAACAAAATCAAATGTTTTAAAAAATTCTAATGCTTTTTCTCCGTCTTTCATTTCTGTTTCAAGAGTCATTTCATAAAAATTCCCTTCACTATCACCTGAACCATAAAAATCAAATCTCAAAACAGAAAAACCCTCCCTACATAATTTTCTTGCGAGTTTTGTAAATATAAAGTGACTTTCACATTTATTTCCAGTAAAACCATGAAAAAGTACAATTCCGGGTGATTTCTCCTTTTCTGGAATATGAATAACCCCAAATAGTTTACCTTTACTTCCATCAAAAATAACTGCCTTTTCCATATACCATCCTCCTTTAAATTTATCAAATCCTTTTAACATCTAATTTTAACCGTCCGAAATAAAAGAAAGAATATCTTCAACTTTTATCTCTTCCAAACATTTTTTATCTGTACAATTTTTCATTTTTTCATATACACAAGGACTGCACTCCAAATTTTTGTAAACAATTTTAACATTTTTTCCTCTCGGACCCCAAATAAAAGGTGAAGTAGGTCCAAAAATAGCAATTGTTTTTACTCCTGTAATACTGAAAAGGTGAGTAATTCCGGAATCATTTCCAATATAAGCAATAGTTCTTTCGGCAATTTTAATAATATCTTCTAAATCAAGATTAAAAAAAATTTCTCCTTTAAAATTTCTCTTCCAGAATGAAAGTTCATTTTCTTCTGCAGGTCCAAGAAGTAATTTTACATTTTTCAGATTTTCTGAAAGTTTCAAAAACTTCTCTTTCCCCCAGTTTTTATCTTTACTTCCGCTTCCCGGATGAATTAAAAAAAATTCTCCTTTATTTTTTAAATTTAAATTTATAGAAAAATATAAATTTTTATTAAATATTTCCTTAACTGGCTTCATTAAATAATCTGTAATGTGGATATTCAATTTCTCCTTTTTAACAGGGTGGAAAATTATTTTATTCATAAAATTTTTCTTTAGATTTTCTCCTATTATTTCTTTTTCATCTGTGTAGGCAATAATAATATCAAAATCTTTAAGAAAACCTTTCAACTTGGTATTCTCACTTTCAAAGAAAAAAAGATATTCACTTGAATCAAGTGGAATAAATTTCTCAACATTTCCATACTTTTCAATAAAATTTTTATAAATACCCTTTCCTCCTGCAAAAACTCTGTACCCATTTTTTTTAAAACTGAAAAAAACAGGAAATGTTAAAATTAAATCACCGAGTGCTCCCTCTCTGATTATTAAAATTTTTTTCATTTTCAATAATTTTTTTAATCTCATTTATAATTATTTCAAAACCCTCTTTATCAGGTAAATTTTTATAAACATACTCATTCGTTTTAAAAAATCTTTCACCATTTTCAATTTCAGAAAAGATTTTATATAAGTCAAGAAAATAAAAATTTCTTTTTTCAGAAATCTTCTTAATTTTTTCTCTATATGGTTGAAGAACTTCTAAATAAGGATATGAAGGAAATGGAGAAACCACAATTATATTTGAATTTTTTTGTGATAAAAGATATAAAATTGCATCATAAACCTTTTCCCATTCATTTATTCTATGCCTTCTTAAAAGAGAATTTATAAATGGAAATAAAACAACAAAAGAATCGCTGTTTATTTTATCCTGAATTTCCTGAATAAACTTAAATTCATTAAAAAGATAATTTACATATTTTACCTCGGATATATTTAAAACTTCTATTCCTTTTTCTTTAAAAAATTGAATTAACTCGTCTGGAAAATCTCCAATAAAAATTATTTTTGAAAATCCAGTAGTTTTTTTTATATTTGTATATTCAGGAATTTTAAATATAAGGTAAGAATTATTTTTCTTTAAAAAAACACCATCAACAAAAAAATCCTTTTCATTTAAATCCACCACATTTATAGTTTTTTCAGCGAGCTTCGCATCATAAAAATAAATCCCAATTTTTATTTCATTTTCAGGATTTAAAAACAAAGTCATTGTTTTCCCATTTTCTTTTCCTGGGAGAAAATAAAATTCATTTTTATTGTTTTGAGATGCAAGAGTTAATACTAAAGGAATGTCAGATATATTTTCAACTCTAATTGGTATATAAAGTTTTTCATCCTCATATATAAAATTTTCAAAAGGAAGAATATTAAAAATGGTCTTTATTTCTTTTCCATCTCCTAAACTTATTTTATGGATAAACTCTCCAGATATTTTATTTTTCTCTGTTTTTAGTTTTATATTTATCTCTTTTTTTTCTCCTTCTAACTTTACAACAATTTTTTCACCGGTATATACTTTTCCATCAATTTCCCACAAATATTTATCAGATAAAAAACAGGATGTATCAAGTTTCAAAATTGTTATTTTTTTATTATCAATAGTAAATGGACCTTCAATCTCATAATTAAAATAGGGAGTATTGGGTGACTTTAAATTTTCAACTTTTCTAATTTTCATCTTAACAGGTATTTCATTTATAGAAGTCATGTCCCAGTAAACCCTTCCTTTATCGTTATAAAAACCAATTCCTTCTATGTTTTTTTCTCTTATTTTTAAAAGAGGTATTTCAATTTTTGTCCATTTTCCTATTTCTGGAAGTTCTCCAATTTTTTCTTTATTCATACCTTTCATATTTATTACATCCTTACCGAAAGAAAAATAATAGTGTCTTCTATATCTTGAAATAACTTCTATAATTATCTCTTCTGGAGCATTTTCTTCTTCTATGAAAAGATAAGAAATAATTTTATCATCTGAACCTATAGAAAATTGTTTTGGAAAACTGACTCTGTGGAAAGAAAAACCAGCAGTACCGGTATGAGAATAAATTCCTGAGAGTGATTTTTCAGTCCATAACCATACACCGGATTTAATTGAATCTGGAAAAATATAATCATCTATCAAAATATTTCCTTTTTTAAATTCTTTGTATAATCTGTTTTTTTCACTGTAACCGATAAAAACCTTATAATTAATTGAATCTGTTGGTTTAAAAAAAATTTCCATCTCATCTTTTAAAAAATTAACTCCAGAGATTTCACATTCTTTTCCATTTTCATCAATAATTTTAATATCATCATATTTTTCCTTTCCTGAAATAAAATTAAAGGAGGCAATTTTAAATGTTTCAAGGAGTTTTTTATTTTCACAGGATAAATTCAACAAATATCTGTATTCAGAAAAAACAAAAAACTGTAGAATTAAAAAGAATAAATAAATATTTCTCATTTTTGTCTCTTTATTTTTAAAGCGATGTCTTTTTCAAAAGGAATAATTGAAATTTCAATATCTTTTTTATTTTCATAAAACATTTCTTTTACTATTTCTCCTTTATAAGTATCCCAGAACTCAATTTTATACTTCCCCGGCAAAAATCCTTTTAAATATAAAACTGCATTTTCAATTTTTACTGGTTTTATTCTTTTAAGTTGACTGTTAAAAATTTTTCTATCAAATATCCAAAAAAATCCCTCTTCTTTATTCTGGATACCAACAAAATCAACATCTTTCCCTCTTATTTTACCATCAGATACCTGTAAAAACTTATTCCTTCTGTCTTCATTTTCCCAGAATTTTGAAAGTGCTTTATAATGAAAATAAAGGTCAAAATGGTCAATAAATGGCCACCACCAGAAAAGAGCAACTCCAAACATAGGCATCATTGAAGAAGACCATATACCCCCATGTAAATTATCCTCAAGAAAAAATCTGTCTTTTCCAACTCCAAACTCATTTACAAACATCGGTTTTCCATAAAATTTTCTTTTTTCATAATAATCTCTTATACTAT is part of the bacterium genome and encodes:
- a CDS encoding glycosyltransferase family 9 protein, coding for MKKILIIREGALGDLILTFPVFFSFKKNGYRVFAGGKGIYKNFIEKYGNVEKFIPLDSSEYLFFFESENTKLKGFLKDFDIIIAYTDEKEIIGENLKKNFMNKIIFHPVKKEKLNIHITDYLMKPVKEIFNKNLYFSINLNLKNKGEFFLIHPGSGSKDKNWGKEKFLKLSENLKNVKLLLGPAEENELSFWKRNFKGEIFFNLDLEDIIKIAERTIAYIGNDSGITHLFSITGVKTIAIFGPTSPFIWGPRGKNVKIVYKNLECSPCVYEKMKNCTDKKCLEEIKVEDILSFISDG
- a CDS encoding flavin reductase family protein; translated protein: MKKEIKYIDVMEETIEALKEGRVLVCSVDKNNKPNVMAIGWGSIGIIWGEPIFFIFIRPSRYTFNLIEKTEDFTVNIFEEKYKEIVNWCGTVSGREYDKFKEKNLTPLKSKYVKSPVVKESIISFECKVIARMDVKPEMIDKEIKERMYKSGDYHRVYLGKILASYKNFT
- a CDS encoding zinc ribbon domain-containing protein, with the protein product MPTYEYECKNCGYKFEKFQKMTDEPLNICPECKKESLRRLVGVGGGVIFKGPGFYTTEYRSEDYKRKEREEKGLSSTSSGSCSSCSASSCSTCKK
- a CDS encoding ribonucleoside triphosphate reductase — translated: MFKKIVKRDGRIVDFDSTKITNAILKAGQATGEFGIDVAKKLTVKVLDLALEIIKDKIPTVEEIQDIVEEVLLLSPYKKTAKAYIIYREQHARIREITTKASLDLVDQYLNQIDWRVKENSNMSFSLQGLNNYVSSEVTKTYWLNNIYPPEIRKAYIDGDFHIHDLGSLSVYCVGWDLQDLLLTGFKGAEGKVESSPAKHFGSILGQIVNFFYTLQGESAGAQAFSNLDTLLAPFVRYDGLSYKEVKQAVQEFLFNLNVPTRTGFQCLSEDTEILTPDGWKKYDQVKKGDTIYTFNIKNGIIEKKEVKHVFVREYEGVMYNLKNRNQDQLISPGHRVVRRIFNTDRFALEPIEKVIELMSPVVIPVKGENINEEYDIEDSKIKLLAWILSEGSIEKQGSHRVSIYQSEEKHPENYNEIIDLLKINELEYSIRPQSSLGICTHIRLKSKPSKVIHNLLGSEKKQFPSFLLKLSKKQAKLFIDTYIKGNGWEEKFRKRITVTDKEAMDIITGVAVLAGYNFNVKEREVGGISKKTQYIITLTETQYDYIQEIKPVEYKGIIWSVNTENETVIARRNGQIFITGNTPFTNLTFDLKVSEVYKDQPVIIGGKIQDKTYGEFQKEMDMINKAFFEVMLEGDAKGRVFTFPIPTYNITKDFDWKNETLDLLWEMTGKYGIPYFSNFINSDMKPDDVRSMCCRLRLQTDELKKRGGGLFGANPLTGSIGVVTINLPRIGYLSKTKEEFKSRLNDLMEVAKESLEIKRKVLERFTDSGLYPYSRFYLRNVKERFGKYWVNHFSTIGIIGMNEACLNLFGKDIGTEEGINFAIEIMEFMREKLIKFQESTGNFYNLEATPAEGTSYRLARIDKNKYPDIIVANEKECRNGAEPFYTNSTHLPVNYTDDIFEVLEKQDKLQSLYTGGTVIHIFVGEKINSKEGIKKLVKTICENFTLPYFTITPTFSVCPEDGYLNGEVYNCPKCGKTTEIYSRIVGYLRPVSQWNKGKYEEFKIRKTFVLK
- a CDS encoding prolyl oligopeptidase family serine peptidase, which gives rise to MEKAVIFDGSKGKLFGVIHIPEKEKSPGIVLFHGFTGNKCESHFIFTKLARKLCREGFSVLRFDFYGSGDSEGNFYEMTLETEMKDGEKALEFFKTFDFVDREKIGVCGLSMGAVTAVYVVHKFKEVKGLCLWSPLAFPKIIQKKILTKKIREKIEKYGKCYIPGMGHYIGKGFIESLGKIDMKEYVENYRGNVFIIHTKDDLSLDLKNALFYFEKFHKNASNLKMLVLDKGGHVFTTEESENTVIDETTEFFKECFKKE
- the nrdR gene encoding transcriptional regulator NrdR produces the protein MKCPYCGYLKDKVVDSREREDGLLIRRRRICLKCKRRFTTYEEIDLKPLIVVKKDGRRERFNREKLIIGIQKACEKRPISTDKINEIVEDIEKELRQKYENEVTSKEIGKSVIKKLKKLDKVAYIRFASVYQEFEDIEQFLKEIEKIGGKNV